The DNA region CGGTGCTCCATCAGCCCGACCTGGCGCGCCGCTTCTCCGACCGCGTCCTCGGTCTGGCCGGCGGTCGGCTGGTCTTCGACAGCAGCAGCGCCGAGATCGACGACGAGACGGTGGCCGGCCTCTACCGGCCCGCCCTGGAGGCGCTGGAGGCGGCCGAGGCCGCCGAGATGAGGGAGTACGCATGAGCACGGTGACCAAGACTCCCGACCCGGGTCTGGAGATCCCGCCACGCTTCCGGCCGGCGGGGATCGCCCTCGCGGTGGTCATAGCGATCGGCCTGGTCGGCGTGCACTGGTACGCCGCGGTGCAGACCAACACCTCGCCCAAGGGGCTCCTCGAGGGCTGGCGGGGGCTGTGGAACTTCCTGTTCGGCGTCGACCGCACCTACCCGAACGGCAAGACCATCCATCAGGACGGCGCCTTCCCGCTCGACCTGCGCTGGTCCGAGACCATCCGGCCCGGCCTGGAGTACTGCCTGCTGACGATCTGGATCGGCCTGCTCGGCACGACCCTGTCGATCCCGGTGGCGCTGTTCTTCGCGGTGATCTCGTCGCGGACGACCAACCGGTTCGTGCCGCTGTGGCTGCTGGGCCGCGCGGTGATGTCGGTGCTGCGTGCGATCCCCGAGACGGTCTACGCGCTGATGTTCATCGCCGCGGTCGGCTTCGGCGCCTTCCCCGGGGTGATCGCGCTGGCGATCCACAACGTCGCGGTCATGGGCAAGCTGTGGTCCGAGGCCATGGACGAGGTGGACCAGGGGCCCGTCGAGGCGCTCCGCGTGGCCGGCGCCTCGCCCGCGCAGTCGGCAGCGCATGCGGTGCTGCCCGCCGTGATGCCGTCGCTGCTCGGGCTGCTGCTCTACCGGTTCGACACCAACGTACGCAGCTCGGTCATCCTCGGCACCGTCGGTGCCGGCGGCATCGGGTTCTTCATCAAGACCGAGGTGGACAGCTTCCACTTCGACACGATGATGACCTACGTCTGCATGGTGATCGTGCTGATCATCGCCATCGACCTCTTCTCGGCCTGGCTGCGCCGGAAGGTCGGCGCGGTCTGATGGCGCAAGTGGCGGTGTGGCGTGGCGGCGCCGAGGTGACTCTGGAGACCGTGGCGCTGCCGGAGCCGGGCCCGGGGGAGACGCTGGTCGAGATCGACCTGGCGACGGTATGCGGCTCCGACCACCACACCGTCTCCGGCCGGCGGCCCGGCGCCTGCCCGAGCGTGCTCGGTCACGAGGGCGTCGGCCGGGTCGTCGGCAGCGGTCAACGGGTGGTCTGGGGC from Nocardioides luteus includes:
- the phnE gene encoding phosphonate ABC transporter, permease protein PhnE is translated as MSTVTKTPDPGLEIPPRFRPAGIALAVVIAIGLVGVHWYAAVQTNTSPKGLLEGWRGLWNFLFGVDRTYPNGKTIHQDGAFPLDLRWSETIRPGLEYCLLTIWIGLLGTTLSIPVALFFAVISSRTTNRFVPLWLLGRAVMSVLRAIPETVYALMFIAAVGFGAFPGVIALAIHNVAVMGKLWSEAMDEVDQGPVEALRVAGASPAQSAAHAVLPAVMPSLLGLLLYRFDTNVRSSVILGTVGAGGIGFFIKTEVDSFHFDTMMTYVCMVIVLIIAIDLFSAWLRRKVGAV